DNA sequence from the Lycium barbarum isolate Lr01 chromosome 5, ASM1917538v2, whole genome shotgun sequence genome:
cctAAACTGCTGCTttccaaaagtacttttcaaataaATCTTCTGGCAAAATTTCAGAATAAGCATGCTGGCTGTTCCTTATCATGAAATTGACTTTTAAGTATTACTTCTCATCAGTGTGGAACAATATTTGGCCAAGCACAAGAAACTGCTGGGACTTCAGCTAGTCAAGGCCCGTCATCTTCGACTAATGTAGTTGGCGTCAACAGTTCATTTAATACAATCCGGTCTCAGCAGGACAGAGGTTTACCAATTAGTACTGCTTCAAGACAGCCACAAATGCAACAACAAGATGCCACACTTAGACGACATGACAAAGGAACAAGTCATTCACGAGTTGAGCCCGAACCAGATATAGATGCTGATGTTGAAATAACACAAAAGCTTCTAGGAAAAGGCAAGTTGCTTAAATCGGACTGTGAAGGAGGATCTAAAGAATGTCGTCCCGAGTCCCCTCCGAAGGACTATTCATCAAAGATAGTGACTGGAGTTCAATATGAAGTTTCCTCATCAGAAGATGAGGATGTATGTCCCACATGCCTCGAAGGTAGCTGACATTATTTTACACATTTATGATGGTAAAGAATTGGGGTGTCAACGACCCACCCAAAGGTTACTTGGGTTGAAACGGGTTGGGCTAAAAAGCCGGTCATAACCTAACCCGCTCTTCTTACTAAGATCCTATTTCTTTATTTGTTATTTTATAATCTTTTAAGTGcctaataaaactatttttttccctttattatggctatatataGCACATTATCAAACAAAAGTAAAAAGCAagtctttttcaaaatattttgaccaGGTTTTTATGGGTCAATTTGGGCTAAATATCAGCCCATTTTGGAGTACATATCAGCCCAATTTTTAGGTGGGCTGAATGGTTGGGCTAAAATGGGCGGGTCAAATTATTATGGGCTGATTTTGCCAACACTAGTAAAGAACTATTTGAGCTTCAACAGATTGATAAAAGAGGCTACTCTAAGGCTCTAAGTTTTGCTACAAGGTTGGATAATTCTCTTGATTTGCCTAATTAGTCAAatgccactttttttttttttgggtgcagAGTATACACCAGAGAATCCCAAGATATCTACAAAATGTTGTCATCATTATCACCTCAGTTGTATTTATGAGTGGCAGATGAGAAGTGAAAAATGTCCTGTTTGTGGAAAGGCaagattttttatttctttttactTTCAGTTCTTATGTTACTCTAGTGCATTGCAAGTTTGCAATATCTTATTTGCTGCATAGTCAAAGTTAAGATCTTCCACAAAGGGAGGAGTCAAAATATTGCTATGTTAATCAAATAACTAAAGCTTTATTAGTGAATTGCTGTATGTGCAATATGTTTCTGTTCCTCCGAGGACTTTAAATGGCATGTTATTATACTACtcccctctgtcccaatttatgtgtcatactttcctttttaatcagTCCCGAAAACAATCTCATATTTCCTTATTTAGAAACGGTTTAACTTTAAGTTTTCCCTTTTACCTTTATGAGGTGATTTACCGCCACCCAAAtgtctatgacttgttttagactacaaatttcaaaagtctttcattTTTTCCTCAAACTTTGTGCCTagtcaaacaccgccacataaattgggacagatgaTATCCTGCTTTGTCAGTATTATAACGTAAATAGATTTAAGATAAAGTCTTGTTATCTGGAAGTGAAAGCAATGCCAAGATGGTGATTGGTGCTCAGAAACTTGATATATATTTTTGGGGTTTCTATTGTAAAATGCAGACAGTTAGTAAGTTTTTTACCTATGTGTATCTAACATTCTTTGATTTCATTGCACAGTTGATGGAATTCGAGGAGACAAATTGATGGTCAGAGCTGTGAAGAGAAGGAGCTAAACGAAATGAAAAACAGACGTATATGTGAAGATTTCATGCAACTTAGTAAGATGTACATAATTTTTGCCCACACTGGTCACCGACATTTTCGACTTACTCTGGAGTTGTTCCTTTCTTTGGGTTTTTAGTTTCTGATCGTTTGGAACATGCTCTATTATACAAAGGATCGAACAGTAACACGATATACCAACAAGAGAATATTTGATTCTCTCCTTGAACTTTTACTTAAAGCTGTTGAGACCAACTACTTGTGCTAATGAAAATTTAGATGATTGACGTTATCAACTTGTGCTATCTTTTTACGCTATGTCTTTTACATCTTAAGATTGGTCACATGATGCATTGCCCTGTTTTGCTCCTTAAGCTTTTCTCAATCACTGAATAAGAAGAAGATACGACAAAACCAATTTTCTTGTTAGCTAAATGTAGTTTTAGAAGTTATTTATGCTTACTGTTTGTTACAGTCTTGTAGATTCTTAATGAGGAGGTAAGGTTGATGTCCTGTTCCACTCCTTGTAATCTACATGTTGTGTAGGGGTCAAGTCAAACACCGCACATAAAAACATATGCTCGAGATGATGGCTTAAATTCTTCTCAAAAGTGCTTATAGTTGCCAGTTGCATATGCTCACACTAAAGGTAAATATAGAGTTTATGTTTTTACGTTCTTGATGAAGTGAAGACCAAATCATGCCTAGCTAGCCCCTAGGGATTTCTTGATTAACAAAAAATTTATGTTCTGAATAAAACATTTCAAATGAGAACAGAGAATTGCAAATGGATTATCTCATGCTTTTGAGCTGGAGTTGGCCTTCTGTTAGCCCTCCAACAACCTTGAGAAACTGAGTGTTATGCACCACATTACAGTCatataagaaaaaaattaaaattgtacCGACAATAATTCAAAGACAATAGTTTAAACTATAGCCAACAAGTGGTCCTCTCCTTCCAAATTACTAAGTTTAGGGATATCAATATAAAGTAACTAAATATTAAGAACTTCTCATGCAAAGATTAATTAACATTTATTTTCCTCCGCATAAAACAGATGAGAACACAGAATTGGAGAACTCCAGCAGGTAGGCAATTTCTCAGGGTGAACACATTTGCTTATTTATGTGGTAAAGCATCCCATATGGCATGAATATAATGAATCAAGATTTAGGTCAAGCGCATTCCTCCTTGCTTCTGCTGCTTCCTCTTGGTAATTACCTCTAATCAAATGAATTAGGAATTAATGAAACAATCAAACAAGTAATGCTTAAAGGACTTTCTAGCTAAAAGAAATTAAATCTGGTTAAAGAGCAGGGCGGCCTGGCGCACAAAGCGTTAGCAGGGTTCGGGAAAGAGACGCAACCTAAGAGGTGTGTCTGGTTAGCTGTTGAAAAACCATGAGCCCTCAGAGATTTCttagttataaaaaaaattacttctAACTCACATTGAAGTAATCTCGTTACTTTCAACATTAAGATTAACAATGTTGGTTTCAGGTGCGGAGATAGGGGGCACAATGAACCCTCTTCGCGGGAAAATTATGCATTGACAAGGGTAAAATTATATAGTAGATTTTGAAGCTCCTTGTCTTTTTGGTGAGTTTATTTTGTTATATTGTGAATTCCCTTTCCCGACTTTGTCCCTCATTGATTTTGTTTATCTTGTTATAGAGGAAAACAATTACCCAATATTTAGGCATGGATGTGGTTGTAAGAGGAAAGATGTTGAAGTAGGAACTTGAATTTGCTGGTGCCATTCACCTTCCTGCCCTACCATCTTATCCTTCTCCTTGATCTGTTTAGAAGCAATTCAAAAGTGCAAATAACCTGTTACTATGATCTATTAAATGATATTTACAATTTAGTGGAGAATTTGAATAAATACAAAGTATGGTTTAATATTGAAAATTTTGCTACTTCCTGGACAACTTGGAACAAATATCAAGGGACAAACTCACCTTCTTGGCTAGTATGTTATTTTCCGCCTGGATTGCCCTTTCCTGTGAAAGCATAGAGAAAAGATTGCACTCAAGGCATCAATCAAGATTAATGCTTAGTGCAAAAAATAACCACTACTAACACCTTTTTCTGCAGTTCTGAGATTGACTC
Encoded proteins:
- the LOC132641937 gene encoding E3 ubiquitin-protein ligase At3g02290-like; the encoded protein is MGSVCCCFNVPDAGENAASNGQNHSFCQCFSCCFQNLINKCGTIFGQAQETAGTSASQGPSSSTNVVGVNSSFNTIRSQQDRGLPISTASRQPQMQQQDATLRRHDKGTSHSRVEPEPDIDADVEITQKLLGKGKLLKSDCEGGSKECRPESPPKDYSSKIVTGVQYEVSSSEDEDVCPTCLEEYTPENPKISTKCCHHYHLSCIYEWQMRSEKCPVCGKLMEFEETN